One Bradyrhizobium sp. ISRA464 genomic window carries:
- the phbB gene encoding acetoacetyl-CoA reductase yields the protein MARVALVTGGTRGIGAAISKALKAAGYKVAATYGGNDAAAEKFKAETGIPVFKWDVASFDACADGVKKVEAELGPVDVLVNNAGITRDTAFHKMTLEQWNAVINTNLGSLFNMTRQVIEGMRARKFGRIISISSINGQKGQFGQVNYSAAKAGDIGFTKALAIENAKGGITVNVIAPGYINTEMVQAVPKDVLEKNVIPQIPVNRLGEPEEIARAVVFLAADDAGFITGSTLTINGGQYHA from the coding sequence ATGGCACGTGTTGCATTGGTGACGGGCGGAACGCGGGGCATCGGAGCTGCGATCAGCAAGGCTCTGAAGGCGGCGGGCTACAAGGTGGCGGCGACTTACGGCGGCAATGATGCGGCTGCCGAGAAGTTCAAGGCCGAAACCGGCATCCCCGTGTTCAAATGGGATGTTGCCTCGTTCGACGCCTGCGCGGATGGCGTGAAGAAGGTCGAGGCCGAGCTCGGGCCGGTCGACGTGCTGGTCAACAATGCCGGCATCACTCGCGACACTGCCTTCCACAAGATGACGCTCGAGCAGTGGAATGCCGTGATCAACACCAATCTCGGCTCGCTGTTCAACATGACGCGCCAGGTGATCGAGGGCATGCGCGCCCGCAAGTTCGGCCGCATCATCTCGATCTCCTCGATCAACGGCCAGAAGGGCCAGTTCGGCCAGGTCAATTATTCGGCGGCGAAGGCCGGCGACATCGGCTTCACCAAGGCGCTCGCGATCGAAAACGCCAAGGGCGGCATCACGGTCAACGTGATCGCTCCGGGCTACATCAACACCGAGATGGTGCAGGCGGTGCCGAAGGACGTTCTGGAGAAGAACGTGATTCCGCAGATCCCGGTCAATCGCCTCGGCGAGCCGGAGGAGATCGCGCGTGCGGTCGTATTCCTGGCCGCTGACGATGCCGGCTTCATCACCGGCTCGACGCTGACCATCAATGGTGGTCAGTATCACGCGTGA
- a CDS encoding EamA family transporter has translation MSTRTATLVGLTAILMWSLLSVMTVATGQIPAFQLAAMTFAIGAAVAFASFLFRPSAFAALKQPPVAWAVGVGGLFGYHALYFLALRFAPPAEAGLLNYLWPLLIVLFSSLLPGERLAVHHIVGAVLGLVGTVLLFAGNTGSFAQSQIPGFAAAFVAAFVWATYSVMSRRLKAVPTDAVAGFCLATALLAALVHLMVETTVWPATPLQWLALVGLGIGPVGAAFFAWDIGMKRGDIRVLGAASYATPLLSTAFLILAGFARPSANIAIAAILIAGGGLIAAKDMVLRKRT, from the coding sequence ATGTCGACTCGTACCGCCACCCTTGTTGGACTGACCGCCATCCTGATGTGGTCGCTCTTGTCGGTCATGACGGTTGCAACCGGGCAGATTCCGGCCTTCCAGCTCGCCGCGATGACCTTCGCGATCGGGGCGGCGGTGGCGTTCGCAAGCTTCCTGTTTCGTCCGTCCGCCTTCGCCGCATTGAAGCAGCCGCCGGTCGCCTGGGCCGTCGGCGTCGGCGGCCTATTCGGCTATCACGCGCTGTATTTCCTGGCGCTGCGCTTCGCGCCGCCGGCGGAAGCAGGCCTGCTCAATTATCTCTGGCCGCTCCTGATCGTGTTGTTCTCCTCGCTGCTGCCGGGTGAGCGGCTCGCGGTCCATCACATCGTCGGCGCGGTGCTGGGCCTGGTCGGCACGGTGCTGCTGTTCGCGGGCAACACCGGCAGCTTCGCGCAGAGCCAGATTCCGGGCTTCGCGGCCGCCTTTGTCGCCGCCTTCGTCTGGGCGACCTACTCGGTGATGTCGCGCCGGCTGAAGGCGGTGCCGACCGATGCGGTGGCCGGCTTCTGCCTCGCCACCGCGCTGCTCGCCGCGCTCGTGCATCTGATGGTGGAGACCACGGTGTGGCCCGCGACGCCGCTGCAATGGCTCGCTCTCGTTGGACTCGGCATCGGCCCGGTGGGTGCTGCGTTCTTCGCCTGGGACATCGGCATGAAGCGCGGCGACATCCGCGTGCTCGGCGCTGCATCCTATGCCACGCCGCTATTGTCGACCGCCTTCCTGATCCTCGCGGGCTTCGCCAGACCGAGTGCCAACATCGCCATCGCTGCGATCCTGATCGCGGGCGGTGGCCTGATCGCGGCCAAGGACATGGTGTTGAGAAAGAGAACGTAG